The proteins below are encoded in one region of candidate division WOR-3 bacterium:
- a CDS encoding hemolysin family protein codes for MILYWVIIFVLIICSAFFSGMEAAVFSISKFRVKSLLFDNVKGAKSLSRIKDNSGKTLSTLLLLNDLVNIGASSVATIIISQVLQNYQLSPVFFYFSEIFIMTFVLLLFGEITPKTIFLNNAEFFSLKLSFIIEFLNKITIPFTKITTAITHTIIPAKRSVYISEEDIKKMLVEAKKLKILDETEEQLGYRILKFGKALVEEIMVPLKNVIGLYMNESVDDAINLMKKTGHLRICVYDNENKVIGVLYAKDIILKNLKSNTPVSACMRKPFFVLNTKPIDELLAEFRKKGVHFAVVCDNEGEFLGIVTLNDVFKYLFGDIPGV; via the coding sequence ATGATTTTGTACTGGGTTATAATCTTTGTTTTAATTATTTGTAGTGCTTTCTTTTCGGGCATGGAAGCGGCAGTTTTTTCCATAAGTAAATTTCGTGTCAAGAGTCTATTGTTTGATAATGTAAAAGGTGCAAAGAGTTTATCTCGCATAAAAGATAATTCTGGTAAGACGCTTTCCACATTACTATTATTGAATGACCTGGTTAATATCGGCGCATCTTCTGTTGCAACAATAATAATAAGTCAGGTATTGCAAAATTATCAGCTAAGCCCGGTGTTCTTTTATTTCTCTGAGATATTTATAATGACATTCGTCCTTTTACTTTTTGGTGAAATTACACCCAAAACTATTTTTCTTAACAATGCAGAGTTTTTTTCATTAAAATTAAGTTTTATTATTGAATTTCTTAACAAAATAACAATCCCATTCACAAAAATTACAACTGCAATCACACATACTATTATTCCTGCTAAACGAAGTGTGTATATTTCAGAAGAGGATATAAAAAAAATGTTGGTTGAGGCAAAAAAATTAAAAATTCTTGATGAGACAGAAGAACAATTAGGGTATAGAATACTTAAATTCGGAAAAGCCCTTGTTGAAGAGATAATGGTTCCATTAAAGAATGTAATTGGATTGTATATGAATGAGTCGGTGGATGATGCAATCAATTTAATGAAAAAAACAGGACATTTACGTATCTGCGTGTATGATAATGAGAATAAGGTAATAGGAGTATTATATGCCAAAGACATTATTCTGAAAAATTTAAAAAGCAATACCCCGGTTTCAGCGTGTATGCGTAAGCCATTTTTTGTCCTAAATACAAAACCGATCGACGAATTACTTGCTGAATTTAGAAAAAAAGGAGTGCATTTTGCCGTGGTGTGTGATAATGAAGGGGAATTTTTAGGTATTGTTACCCTGAATGATGTTTTTAAATATCTTTTTGGTGATATTCCTGGGGTTTGA
- the ybeY gene encoding rRNA maturation RNase YbeY produces MKMKLKKIIIKIYNLIDNKICDTLRLKNFTRYVLEKEKFYDLTSVNVVIADASYLKELNKKFFKRNKTTNVISFNLGNLGEIYISMDAVIFPEDLYYYLVHGLLHIAGYDHKTKKAEMLMDKKCREYIKKFLSD; encoded by the coding sequence ATGAAAATGAAACTAAAGAAGATAATAATAAAAATTTATAATCTGATAGATAATAAAATTTGTGATACATTGAGATTAAAAAATTTTACGAGGTATGTTTTAGAAAAAGAAAAATTTTATGATTTAACTTCAGTTAATGTTGTAATTGCTGACGCATCTTATCTTAAAGAGTTAAACAAAAAGTTTTTTAAACGTAATAAAACGACAAATGTAATTTCTTTCAACCTTGGCAATCTTGGTGAGATTTACATATCAATGGACGCAGTAATTTTTCCTGAAGATTTGTATTATTATCTGGTGCACGGTCTATTACATATTGCTGGTTATGACCATAAAACAAAAAAAGCTGAAATGTTGATGGATAAAAAATGTAGGGAATATATAAAGAAATTTCTATCTGATTGA
- a CDS encoding HDIG domain-containing metalloprotein, giving the protein MKIKIHYKYILLIAVLFYLNIIFLPPLGGRRFNFKEGEIATEDIIAPYDFSIPKTEDELIEERSAIAQRLPPVYDYNYGVVKNLETTIGGLEKMIDTLKNVYNRDSVIYLIQREFGLPRDLVQYLLKNDYKYTLRKLLKELGFYLSKGIISDKSIPYKILIVIRGDKETLISIDEIYSIAEAESILCIKVPNEYRQLVKFFIKANIIFNKQETERRIDEVYANVKKTKGEVLKGELIVEKHKKIERSAIEKLMALEKTYTASGTRAILKTLIFRNLLFIGLFLLFLYYSRQANLELFKEKNLYFVLLLLVIYVAVGKITYETGTIYLLPISFFIFLFSVFFNFYAGFFIAFFLSSIFGIIYNSLPTFVFLLITGVVANLIVRSLKSRYLLYRPVLYLSLANIVVIFFIDNYLTRTGINIINMGLGILNAFISVVALAIFLPLFEHFFDFTTDFTLIELGNLNLPIFKEMSVRAPGTYHHSVVVGNLAEAGASAIGADPVLARVGAYYHDIGKLKKPEYFIENQIGQKNPHDNLKPQMSALVIISHVKDGFEMGKDMKLPKKILSIISEHHGTSRIESFYRKALHSAEKISEDVFNYPGPKPKTKEAALVMLADSVEAAARAEKNITVTKLQKILKDSFDKKFNEGQLDDCPISRVDLEHIKTAFLPILLGIFHPRIDYENETKEDNNKNL; this is encoded by the coding sequence ATGAAAATAAAAATTCATTATAAATATATTCTTCTAATCGCAGTGCTTTTTTATTTAAATATAATCTTTTTGCCACCATTGGGGGGAAGACGTTTTAATTTTAAGGAAGGGGAGATTGCTACCGAAGACATAATTGCACCTTATGATTTTTCTATACCCAAGACCGAAGATGAACTAATTGAGGAAAGGAGTGCAATTGCTCAGCGCCTTCCCCCTGTGTATGATTATAATTATGGTGTTGTCAAAAATTTAGAGACGACGATCGGCGGTCTGGAAAAAATGATCGACACACTTAAAAACGTGTATAATCGCGATTCAGTTATCTATTTAATTCAAAGAGAATTTGGTTTACCAAGGGATTTAGTACAGTACCTGTTAAAGAATGACTACAAATATACCCTCCGAAAATTATTAAAGGAATTAGGCTTTTACCTTTCCAAAGGTATTATTTCAGATAAATCCATTCCTTATAAGATTTTGATAGTGATAAGGGGAGACAAAGAAACATTAATATCAATTGATGAAATTTATTCAATCGCTGAAGCAGAGAGCATCCTCTGTATAAAGGTACCAAATGAATATAGACAATTAGTTAAATTTTTCATTAAAGCAAATATAATTTTTAACAAACAGGAGACAGAAAGAAGGATTGACGAAGTTTATGCGAATGTTAAAAAGACCAAGGGCGAAGTATTGAAGGGTGAATTGATTGTTGAAAAACATAAAAAAATTGAACGTAGTGCAATAGAAAAACTAATGGCGCTCGAAAAGACTTACACTGCTTCCGGGACACGTGCAATTTTAAAGACACTCATCTTCCGTAATTTACTTTTTATCGGTCTATTTTTATTGTTTTTGTACTACAGCCGCCAGGCGAATTTAGAATTATTTAAAGAAAAAAACTTGTATTTTGTACTTTTACTATTAGTAATCTATGTGGCTGTAGGCAAGATTACTTACGAAACAGGAACGATTTACCTGCTACCCATTTCTTTTTTCATATTTTTATTCTCGGTCTTTTTTAATTTCTATGCAGGTTTTTTTATAGCGTTTTTTTTAAGTTCAATTTTTGGAATTATATATAATTCATTACCGACATTTGTCTTCCTCTTGATAACTGGTGTTGTCGCAAATTTAATTGTGCGTTCTTTAAAAAGCAGATATCTGTTATATCGCCCTGTGCTGTATTTAAGCCTTGCTAATATTGTTGTTATTTTTTTTATTGATAATTACCTCACAAGAACCGGTATAAATATAATAAATATGGGACTGGGAATATTGAATGCCTTTATAAGTGTTGTTGCACTGGCAATATTCCTGCCACTTTTTGAACACTTTTTTGATTTTACAACTGATTTTACTTTGATAGAACTTGGTAATTTAAATCTTCCAATATTCAAAGAGATGTCAGTGCGTGCACCGGGAACTTATCATCATTCAGTTGTCGTCGGTAACCTTGCTGAAGCGGGTGCGAGTGCCATTGGTGCTGATCCAGTCCTTGCACGTGTTGGTGCATATTATCATGATATTGGAAAGTTAAAAAAACCAGAATATTTTATTGAAAATCAGATTGGGCAGAAAAATCCCCATGATAATCTAAAACCACAGATGAGTGCCCTTGTTATAATATCACATGTCAAAGATGGCTTTGAAATGGGTAAGGATATGAAATTGCCCAAAAAGATTCTTTCAATAATTTCCGAACATCACGGAACATCCCGGATTGAAAGTTTTTATAGAAAAGCCCTCCATTCTGCAGAAAAAATAAGCGAAGATGTTTTCAATTATCCTGGCCCGAAGCCTAAGACCAAAGAGGCAGCACTTGTAATGCTCGCTGATTCAGTGGAGGCAGCAGCGCGCGCAGAAAAAAATATTACCGTCACTAAATTGCAGAAAATTTTAAAAGATAGTTTTGATAAAAAATTCAACGAAGGTCAGCTTGATGATTGCCCTATAAGCAGGGTTGACCTTGAACATATAAAGACTGCATTTCTGCCTATATTGTTAGGAATCTTCCATCCGAGGATTGATTATGAAAATGAAACTAAAGAAGATAATAATAAAAATTTATAA
- a CDS encoding DMT family transporter, whose amino-acid sequence MAKYIGEIAALGTSFCWAFGSIFFTIASRLIGPNEVNRIRLVLGMLFLMLTHFFLFGSPIPANACRQHWFWFGISGLIGFTIGDTFLFRGYVLIGPRLTMLLMSLSPIFGSMLAWIFLGENLNLIEVSGIVITIAGISLVLYEKRETDQKNKEFLAGVFCGLGASLCQALGYFASKKGLLYNNFPALSGNLIRIMSGAIFIWIIALFQKQAFRTVLRLSNKKADIAMLGGAIFGPFIGVWLSLIAIQHSYIGIASTLMALPPVILIPLSHWIFKERVTYIAIIGTLIAVCGVSLIFLR is encoded by the coding sequence ATGGCGAAGTATATAGGTGAAATTGCGGCATTGGGAACTTCTTTTTGCTGGGCGTTTGGTTCAATTTTTTTTACTATCGCATCAAGATTGATTGGTCCAAATGAGGTAAACCGTATCAGATTAGTTTTGGGAATGTTATTTCTGATGTTAACTCACTTTTTTTTGTTTGGAAGTCCAATACCTGCAAATGCTTGTCGTCAACATTGGTTCTGGTTTGGAATATCAGGTTTAATTGGTTTTACAATCGGTGATACCTTTTTATTTCGTGGATATGTTTTGATAGGACCACGCCTGACAATGTTGCTGATGTCACTTTCTCCAATTTTTGGATCGATGCTCGCCTGGATTTTTCTTGGCGAAAATTTAAATTTAATAGAAGTTTCAGGAATTGTGATTACGATCGCAGGAATTTCATTGGTGCTTTATGAAAAAAGAGAGACAGACCAAAAAAACAAAGAATTTTTGGCAGGTGTCTTTTGTGGTTTGGGTGCTTCTTTATGCCAGGCACTCGGTTATTTTGCGTCGAAAAAAGGACTCTTGTATAACAATTTTCCGGCATTGTCTGGAAATTTAATCAGAATTATGTCAGGTGCCATTTTTATATGGATTATTGCTTTATTCCAAAAACAGGCTTTTAGAACTGTTTTGCGTTTATCCAATAAGAAAGCTGATATTGCAATGCTGGGTGGTGCTATATTCGGACCATTTATCGGTGTCTGGCTTTCTCTAATTGCTATACAGCATAGTTATATAGGTATCGCATCTACATTGATGGCACTCCCTCCGGTGATTTTAATTCCTCTTTCGCATTGGATATTTAAGGAACGTGTTACTTATATTGCGATCATTGGTACTTTAATAGCAGTATGCGGAGTTTCGCTAATTTTTCTTAGATAA
- a CDS encoding ATP-binding protein yields MLEEYLSLFISETESYIKQLEKDLLILEKDGKNRDSILEVFRILHTIKGMAQTMGFEELGNLAHSVEDLLTEPKTKGEIDRKTVEFLFIIVDYFSQFLKSIKNNAVVPPASELLTICEEIKQGKEVTLKKAVVEDAELGEIRVKMSKIDNLFNLTNELLIIKSRLVKLSSESKDSELQNLSENAARLISALQDEMMRLRMLPLSTVFEFFPRWLRDEAKKQNKEIEFLIIGSEIEVDRSIIDVLKEPIMHLLRNAIDHGIEKKGRIILNATREKEFIRISVSDDGRGIDSEQIRRLIVEKNLVDYDTAQKLGVEELLKFLLRPDFSTKKDVSKVSGRGIGLDIVNSFVKELGGRLEIKSEKGKGSTFIIELPISLAVIRAFVLGMDGQRYALPLNFVQETFYIDDSSIQTVCKHELFKLRNSILPLVRISEMLNCVTKSGKKSVIVVDYEGKKRGFIVDEILSEDEIVVKKADKFLPSSLYSGCSIYGDGKPILILDPRGFE; encoded by the coding sequence ATGTTGGAAGAATATCTATCCCTTTTTATCAGCGAGACTGAATCGTATATAAAGCAACTTGAAAAGGATCTTTTGATCCTTGAGAAGGATGGGAAAAACCGAGATTCAATACTTGAGGTTTTTAGAATTTTACACACAATTAAAGGAATGGCACAGACAATGGGTTTTGAAGAACTCGGTAATCTGGCTCATTCAGTTGAAGACCTACTCACCGAACCTAAAACAAAAGGGGAGATAGATAGGAAGACGGTCGAGTTTCTCTTTATCATAGTTGATTACTTCTCACAGTTTTTAAAATCAATAAAAAATAATGCCGTTGTGCCACCAGCGAGTGAATTGTTGACAATTTGTGAAGAAATTAAACAGGGAAAGGAAGTTACATTAAAAAAAGCGGTTGTTGAAGATGCTGAACTTGGTGAGATTAGAGTGAAAATGTCAAAGATTGACAATTTATTTAATCTTACGAATGAATTACTCATAATAAAATCTCGTCTTGTTAAACTAAGTTCGGAGTCAAAAGATAGTGAACTTCAAAATCTTAGCGAGAATGCGGCAAGGTTAATATCTGCATTGCAGGATGAAATGATGCGATTGCGAATGCTTCCATTATCAACAGTATTTGAATTTTTCCCGCGCTGGCTAAGGGATGAGGCAAAAAAACAGAATAAAGAGATTGAATTTTTAATAATTGGCAGTGAAATTGAGGTTGACCGCTCAATCATAGATGTTCTTAAGGAACCAATTATGCATCTTTTAAGAAATGCTATTGACCATGGGATAGAAAAGAAAGGCAGAATAATTTTGAATGCAACGAGAGAAAAAGAATTTATTAGAATCAGTGTTTCCGATGATGGAAGGGGAATCGATTCAGAACAGATAAGAAGATTGATTGTTGAAAAGAATCTCGTTGATTATGATACTGCCCAAAAGTTAGGAGTTGAAGAATTGCTTAAATTTTTATTAAGACCTGATTTTTCAACAAAAAAGGATGTATCAAAAGTTTCAGGAAGGGGAATAGGGCTTGATATAGTCAATTCATTTGTTAAGGAATTGGGCGGTAGACTTGAGATAAAATCAGAAAAAGGGAAGGGCTCAACATTTATCATTGAACTTCCTATCAGCCTTGCGGTGATTCGTGCCTTTGTTTTGGGGATGGATGGCCAACGTTATGCACTTCCGCTTAATTTTGTGCAGGAGACTTTCTATATTGATGATAGTAGTATACAGACTGTATGTAAGCATGAACTTTTTAAACTCAGAAATAGTATATTACCTCTTGTCAGAATATCTGAAATGTTGAATTGTGTAACGAAATCGGGAAAAAAATCAGTAATTGTCGTTGATTATGAAGGAAAAAAAAGAGGATTTATTGTTGATGAAATATTGAGTGAGGATGAAATTGTTGTTAAAAAAGCAGACAAATTTTTGCCTTCTTCACTATATTCGGGTTGTTCAATTTATGGAGATGGCAAACCTATATTGATACTTGATCCGAGGGGGTTTGAATGA
- a CDS encoding response regulator, which produces MRILVVDDAMFMRRMLTDILEKGGHTVCGEASTGKEAVERYKELKPDLVTMDIIMPDMSGIEAVKEIKKIDPKAKILMVSAMGQQALVLEAVQAGAIDYVVKPFQPSRVLESIERIMKK; this is translated from the coding sequence ATGAGAATACTGGTGGTGGACGACGCTATGTTTATGCGTCGGATGCTAACCGATATTTTAGAAAAAGGTGGGCATACTGTTTGTGGTGAGGCATCAACTGGTAAAGAAGCGGTGGAGCGATATAAAGAGTTAAAGCCGGATCTTGTTACTATGGACATTATTATGCCGGATATGAGCGGGATTGAAGCGGTTAAAGAAATAAAAAAGATTGATCCGAAGGCGAAAATTTTAATGGTATCAGCAATGGGACAGCAGGCACTTGTGCTTGAAGCCGTTCAAGCAGGTGCAATAGACTATGTGGTAAAACCCTTTCAACCTTCAAGGGTTCTTGAGTCTATTGAACGGATTATGAAGAAATAA
- a CDS encoding CNNM domain-containing protein — translation MLLILLAIILVLLIGIFTSSETAFLCVDKTKVFYSAEEKKSWAMITKKFIQKPAEFFSTILVCEDFLIVIASNLMAIYFISNHGENWVFLSTIILSFFSLIFGQLIPKSIALLYPERTLMITARMIVFFKTLLLPIVTLFAGISQSLASLFKTHSIGAIIRHQDIVFAISEYEKDTSLLAARLFDFSKRKVFEIMVPINMALVCRKGEDFKKLCFESDRIFRYVPILDMEKNEVIGIINTKDYFLYGSVQIKSPFFINENEKCMQVFLKMKEKKEHIAVIQDRNLKAVGIITIYDLIEELVGAIREER, via the coding sequence ATGCTACTAATTTTACTTGCTATAATATTAGTCCTGCTAATCGGAATCTTTACTTCATCAGAAACTGCCTTTCTTTGTGTAGATAAAACGAAGGTCTTCTATTCTGCAGAAGAGAAAAAATCCTGGGCTATGATAACAAAAAAATTTATTCAAAAACCTGCAGAATTTTTTTCAACGATACTTGTTTGCGAAGATTTTCTTATTGTGATTGCTTCCAATCTTATGGCAATATATTTTATTAGCAACCATGGTGAAAATTGGGTTTTTCTTTCTACTATTATATTATCTTTTTTCTCTTTGATATTCGGTCAATTGATACCTAAATCCATAGCCCTGTTATATCCGGAAAGAACACTTATGATAACCGCAAGAATGATTGTTTTTTTCAAAACTCTGCTTCTACCTATTGTTACATTATTTGCAGGAATAAGCCAGAGTCTTGCCAGCCTATTTAAAACGCATTCCATTGGCGCAATCATCCGCCATCAGGACATAGTCTTTGCGATAAGTGAATATGAAAAAGATACAAGTTTGCTTGCTGCAAGATTGTTTGATTTTTCGAAAAGAAAAGTTTTTGAAATTATGGTTCCAATAAATATGGCATTGGTCTGTAGAAAGGGTGAAGATTTTAAGAAATTGTGTTTTGAATCCGACAGGATATTCAGATATGTCCCTATACTGGATATGGAAAAAAATGAAGTTATCGGTATAATTAATACAAAAGACTACTTCCTTTACGGTTCAGTTCAAATTAAATCGCCATTTTTCATAAACGAAAACGAGAAATGTATGCAGGTATTTTTAAAGATGAAAGAGAAAAAAGAACATATAGCTGTTATTCAAGATAGAAACCTTAAGGCGGTTGGAATAATCACCATTTACGACCTTATTGAAGAACTCGTGGGTGCAATAAGAGAAGAGCGGTAA
- a CDS encoding ABC transporter substrate-binding protein: MADNLRNTIIDRLKPLFIQYDSNFQDFLSTGQRIDTGLQTNSEILSEIRHRFNNLSATVELVLEGVVVFDAEIKKTHEFLKKSIENFKESVLISEKISSDLNNIAEVLKKIQLGVRNLAETIYNINFVSESIEVASRNAGITAFHAGREGRGFEVIAREMTDLVRNAQGPTKIIPVISNELLKNIDELNQDLKKIRDVIAYLREIADKFLNINNELLALIPYLENSIRDISNSVSTQKDLYINLQKESDKLPEYLSDIYRIIRTTAITEMFLGAFFQHLNNIKNNLIIADDEQNFYYLFNTIKQVLENEPRLEGEHEHFFNLELRKLEMHTSERLIIQFVSEAKHLNEVIGVISDRIKSWTKTHNFANETLSRAKVFYQDIGELLHSLNEKSNKLKNLITKIERPVQELKRITERSRLLGLYAGIESARSGKFAEELGVVTNEIKTLSTRSSEFVGSIDSVVGEILKDINHLISYFVRTTEDVEFGLESLTISMEAVGESSKVLDNISALSQEMFSSTAEMVNQCRMLGEHYRNFDTEYHKINEYFSSYGTTIKSGEELTKKMKAIINEFKKDIFLLTTKRKKIVLRATEDPITLDPAIKTDTTSHQVIEQIFTGLYTFDQFNHLIPGVAFAFTVSEDGRIWDFRLKKGVKFHNGIEVQAKDILFSLNKVKKGPNANFIEYLTEIAVIDPYHIRFILKFPYVPFLANLACGVCDIVPSDFNPDRPVGCGPYKLVSYEKNNEIVLEAFDEFYDGKPPIDECVIKIVHDDTEAIELFKRGEISILNLTSNMLQEFSQEDVYTGPGLSTQYLAINFSKKSPFLDLNVRRAMNYAFDRDYYCRTLLKGKAIPAHGVYPPGLPGYNSNLQIYQYDIKKARDLMRQAGFGGGIPEEFVLDVRAGVDNVKRAEFIKDSFAKIGIHLQINPLPWDEFLNKTYSGNSLLSLRGWVSDNGDPDNFVYTLFHSKNFGASGNTSFYANEELDKLIESARAEQIPRRRIELYQKIENFIVENALWVFVSHGVDCYAVQKNIKGFTVDPFGLVRFRNLFCL, from the coding sequence ATGGCTGACAATTTAAGGAATACTATAATTGATAGGCTTAAACCTCTTTTTATTCAGTATGATTCAAATTTTCAAGATTTTTTATCCACCGGTCAAAGGATTGATACTGGACTTCAAACTAACTCAGAAATTTTGAGTGAAATCCGTCACCGTTTCAATAATTTATCTGCAACCGTAGAACTCGTTCTTGAAGGTGTAGTTGTATTTGATGCTGAAATAAAAAAGACGCACGAATTTTTGAAAAAAAGCATTGAGAATTTTAAAGAATCTGTGTTAATATCAGAGAAAATAAGTTCAGACCTTAATAATATTGCTGAGGTTTTAAAGAAAATCCAACTCGGTGTTAGGAATCTTGCAGAGACTATTTACAACATCAATTTTGTTTCCGAATCAATAGAGGTTGCATCAAGAAATGCGGGGATAACCGCTTTTCATGCCGGGAGAGAGGGCAGGGGTTTTGAGGTAATTGCGCGAGAAATGACAGATTTAGTTCGAAATGCCCAGGGACCGACTAAAATCATTCCTGTAATATCTAACGAATTATTAAAAAATATCGACGAATTAAATCAGGATTTAAAAAAGATTAGGGATGTAATTGCATATTTAAGAGAGATTGCTGATAAGTTTTTGAATATCAATAACGAATTACTTGCCTTAATTCCGTATCTTGAAAATTCTATTCGGGATATATCTAACAGTGTATCTACACAGAAGGATCTGTATATTAATTTACAAAAAGAAAGTGATAAATTGCCTGAATATCTTAGTGATATTTATCGTATCATCAGAACAACTGCAATAACTGAAATGTTTTTGGGCGCATTTTTTCAACACCTTAATAATATAAAGAACAACTTGATTATTGCCGACGACGAGCAGAATTTCTATTATCTATTCAACACCATAAAACAAGTTTTGGAAAATGAACCAAGATTGGAGGGAGAACACGAGCACTTTTTCAATTTAGAATTAAGGAAGCTTGAAATGCATACTTCAGAAAGATTGATAATACAGTTTGTTTCGGAGGCAAAACACCTCAACGAAGTAATAGGAGTAATATCTGATCGGATAAAATCTTGGACAAAAACCCACAATTTTGCAAATGAAACATTGAGCCGTGCTAAAGTATTTTATCAAGATATTGGTGAATTACTGCATTCTTTAAATGAAAAATCTAATAAGTTAAAAAATCTTATAACTAAAATAGAAAGGCCGGTTCAGGAATTAAAAAGGATTACTGAACGCTCTCGTCTTTTGGGTTTATATGCGGGTATTGAAAGTGCACGTAGTGGGAAATTTGCAGAGGAACTCGGGGTTGTTACTAATGAAATCAAGACGCTTTCAACGAGGTCTTCTGAATTTGTTGGGAGCATTGATTCTGTTGTTGGCGAGATACTGAAAGACATTAATCATCTAATTTCTTATTTTGTCAGGACAACTGAAGATGTTGAATTTGGCTTGGAATCTCTGACCATCTCAATGGAAGCAGTGGGAGAAAGCAGTAAAGTTCTTGATAATATTTCAGCACTTTCTCAAGAAATGTTTTCGTCCACAGCGGAAATGGTAAATCAGTGTAGAATGCTTGGAGAACATTACCGAAATTTTGATACTGAGTATCACAAAATAAATGAATATTTTTCTTCATATGGAACAACAATAAAATCAGGAGAAGAATTAACAAAGAAGATGAAGGCAATTATAAATGAGTTTAAAAAAGATATCTTTTTACTTACGACCAAAAGGAAAAAGATCGTATTGCGTGCGACTGAAGACCCAATAACGCTTGACCCTGCTATAAAAACAGATACTACAAGCCATCAGGTAATTGAGCAAATATTTACCGGTCTTTACACTTTTGATCAGTTTAACCACCTTATTCCCGGTGTTGCATTTGCATTTACTGTTTCTGAAGATGGAAGGATTTGGGACTTTCGTCTTAAGAAAGGGGTAAAATTTCATAACGGAATTGAAGTGCAGGCAAAGGATATTTTGTTTTCATTAAATAAAGTAAAAAAAGGTCCTAATGCAAATTTTATTGAGTATCTCACTGAGATCGCTGTTATTGACCCTTATCATATCAGATTTATATTGAAATTTCCCTATGTTCCATTTCTCGCAAATCTTGCCTGCGGTGTATGTGATATAGTTCCTTCTGATTTTAATCCGGACAGACCGGTTGGCTGTGGTCCATATAAACTTGTTTCTTATGAGAAGAACAACGAAATTGTTCTTGAGGCATTTGATGAATTCTATGACGGTAAACCACCGATTGACGAATGTGTTATTAAAATAGTTCATGACGACACAGAAGCAATAGAATTATTTAAAAGAGGTGAAATTTCCATTCTTAATTTAACCTCAAATATGCTACAAGAATTTTCGCAGGAAGATGTATATACAGGACCTGGCTTATCTACTCAGTATCTTGCCATAAACTTTTCTAAAAAAAGTCCGTTTTTAGATTTGAATGTGCGCAGAGCAATGAATTATGCCTTTGATCGAGACTATTATTGTCGCACATTATTAAAAGGGAAGGCAATACCCGCACATGGAGTATATCCACCTGGATTACCAGGATATAATAGTAATCTTCAAATATACCAGTATGATATTAAAAAAGCGCGGGATTTAATGCGGCAGGCAGGATTCGGAGGTGGAATACCTGAGGAATTTGTCCTTGATGTCCGCGCGGGCGTTGATAATGTGAAAAGGGCAGAATTCATAAAAGATTCATTTGCCAAGATTGGTATCCATCTCCAAATAAATCCCCTGCCCTGGGATGAGTTTTTGAATAAAACATATAGTGGAAATAGTTTGCTTAGTTTGAGGGGGTGGGTATCAGACAATGGTGATCCAGATAATTTTGTCTATACACTATTCCATTCAAAGAATTTTGGCGCGAGTGGTAACACATCTTTTTATGCTAATGAAGAACTCGATAAATTGATTGAGTCAGCCCGGGCTGAACAGATCCCCAGAAGAAGAATTGAACTATATCAAAAGATAGAGAATTTTATTGTAGAAAATGCGCTCTGGGTTTTCGTTTCTCACGGAGTCGATTGCTACGCAGTCCAAAAAAATATAAAGGGTTTTACAGTTGACCCATTTGGTTTGGTCCGTTTTCGTAACCTTTTTTGCTTATAA
- a CDS encoding chemotaxis protein CheW, translated as MLIIMDTLIIFKVADESIGLDIKKVREVTELSSYVPVPKAPDFLTGLANIRGEVVPVISLRKRLGIAGDELCNILLVVEEEDRIAGLRIDRLLGTKKIDEKLINRNSELLSTKKDKDFFLGAYETEEKPILILNLPRIFAKET; from the coding sequence TTGCTTATAATTATGGATACATTAATCATTTTTAAGGTTGCCGATGAATCAATCGGCTTGGATATAAAGAAGGTGCGGGAGGTTACAGAATTATCTTCTTATGTCCCCGTACCAAAAGCACCGGATTTTTTAACTGGACTGGCAAATATAAGGGGTGAGGTTGTGCCGGTCATTTCCTTACGCAAACGTCTTGGTATCGCTGGTGATGAACTGTGCAATATATTATTGGTTGTTGAAGAAGAAGACAGAATTGCTGGTTTGCGAATAGATCGTTTGCTTGGAACAAAAAAGATTGATGAAAAATTGATAAATAGAAATTCCGAATTGCTCTCTACGAAAAAAGATAAGGATTTCTTCCTTGGTGCTTATGAGACTGAAGAAAAGCCAATTTTAATATTAAACTTACCCCGAATTTTTGCAAAAGAGACATAA